A region of Nostoc sp. KVJ3 DNA encodes the following proteins:
- a CDS encoding AAA-like domain-containing protein yields the protein MPDSEDPKQVSSSDLRNDQFGGGLINGGTVNTGRISGDNNIHLGQQTAVSGNSVQSQNQRQRSLSERDSLEKAYTLQSQKVANLRTALVIETDVSRKFQYEHQLQAEERTLKELGDKLDEIEQQLQVAENSGLGVDTSIYIERPPIEDKCYKAIVQPGALIRLKAPQRMGKTLLLEKTLDYARHQGYQTAKLDLQLADIDILANLKTFLQWLCIDVADSLELEPQLDKHWQEVFGLNKNCTRYFQKYLLSVTDTPLILAIDNFERLFDYPDIFPQFCLLLRGWYEAAKQGDKIGNIWKKLRLVVVHSTESYPSLDSNHSPFNVGLAIDLPEFNLQQVTTLAKQNALSLGEQDLSGLMELLGGHPYLVQSAIAHLKSQQVTLEELLRLAPTEQGIFSDHLRQQLWHLQHNPQLKIGYKKVVITNAPVRLETEVAFKLHSLGLVKLVSNDCVPGCDLYRQYFSTRLE from the coding sequence ATGCCCGATTCAGAAGACCCAAAGCAAGTCTCCAGTAGTGACTTACGCAATGACCAGTTTGGCGGTGGGTTGATTAACGGTGGCACAGTAAACACTGGGCGAATTAGCGGTGATAACAACATTCACCTTGGGCAGCAGACGGCGGTATCAGGTAATTCAGTCCAATCACAGAATCAACGGCAGCGATCGCTCTCTGAAAGAGATTCACTCGAAAAAGCTTACACCCTTCAAAGCCAGAAAGTTGCAAATCTACGAACAGCGTTGGTTATTGAAACTGATGTATCCCGCAAGTTTCAATACGAACACCAGCTTCAGGCAGAGGAACGCACCCTGAAAGAGCTTGGTGACAAGTTGGATGAAATTGAACAACAGTTGCAAGTGGCTGAGAACTCTGGACTAGGGGTAGACACAAGTATATATATTGAACGACCACCAATTGAGGACAAATGCTATAAAGCAATTGTGCAACCAGGGGCATTGATTCGTCTCAAAGCCCCGCAGAGAATGGGTAAAACATTACTGCTGGAGAAAACCCTAGACTATGCAAGACACCAAGGTTATCAAACCGCAAAATTAGATTTACAACTGGCTGATATTGATATTTTGGCTAACTTAAAAACGTTTCTACAATGGTTGTGTATTGATGTTGCTGACAGCCTGGAGCTAGAACCGCAATTAGATAAACACTGGCAAGAAGTTTTTGGGCTGAATAAAAACTGTACTCGTTATTTTCAAAAATATTTATTATCGGTTACTGATACTCCCCTAATTTTAGCTATAGATAACTTTGAGAGACTGTTTGATTATCCAGATATTTTCCCCCAATTCTGCTTGTTACTGCGTGGGTGGTATGAAGCTGCTAAACAGGGAGACAAGATTGGTAATATTTGGAAAAAACTGCGGTTAGTAGTAGTTCATTCAACTGAATCTTACCCTTCCTTAGACAGTAATCATTCCCCGTTTAATGTGGGATTGGCGATTGACTTACCCGAATTTAATCTGCAACAAGTAACAACCCTCGCCAAACAGAATGCGTTAAGCCTGGGAGAACAGGACTTAAGCGGGTTGATGGAGTTGCTAGGGGGACATCCTTATTTGGTACAATCTGCGATTGCCCATCTCAAAAGCCAGCAAGTGACCTTAGAAGAATTGTTAAGACTTGCACCAACAGAGCAAGGAATCTTCAGCGACCACTTGCGGCAACAACTGTGGCATTTACAACATAATCCCCAGCTTAAGATAGGGTATAAAAAAGTAGTGATCACGAATGCACCTGTGAGATTAGAGACTGAAGTTGCGTTTAAATTGCATAGCTTGGGGTTAGTAAAACTTGTTAGTAATGATTGCGTTCCTGGTTGTGATTTGTATCGTCAGTATTTCTCAACTCGTTTGGAGTAG
- a CDS encoding FAD-dependent oxidoreductase, producing the protein MRINRLTYEPSIRIGIVGAGCTGLTAAEELRDLGYKNITIIDAKNRVGGKTYSIKYADPSLQTRGIYEGGTVWILPSPLYKKYRKRYGISPSLHVMPRVQIFDLATGKVTSPFLVESKHSLLDRLWQLRKFFQELDKYTRYSDPGYINPAYRGMNESSPQWFNKQGLDFIRDALMPIANAAQFGHLEQEASTAYVIRLLALFNRCNFLKKLVLNMPQLQEGNQELWNRLAASHNLCLGQTIERVSRGQTILVKTASNQWEFEHLIWTAPVDDFLGVADASLEEAEIFSRVRTIKRAVITCKVEGLPANIFYVIRNTLNQPLPTSYPLAIYEVDPGSKIYNFYPFMDETTTVEELESNVADCVKKLGGTQVTPMGQPLIWKWFSHFSAEDLKDGIYQRLEMLQGNQNTYFANEMTAGVSVPYCMEYAAYLVERFF; encoded by the coding sequence ATGCGAATTAATCGTTTAACCTATGAACCTTCAATCCGTATTGGTATCGTTGGTGCTGGATGTACTGGTTTAACGGCTGCCGAAGAATTACGTGATCTTGGATATAAAAATATCACCATCATTGATGCCAAAAACCGCGTAGGTGGTAAAACATATTCAATTAAGTATGCAGACCCAAGTCTTCAAACCCGTGGTATTTACGAGGGTGGAACTGTTTGGATCTTACCCAGCCCCTTGTACAAAAAATATAGAAAAAGGTATGGGATTTCTCCATCGCTTCATGTGATGCCACGGGTGCAAATATTTGACTTAGCTACTGGCAAAGTTACTAGTCCGTTTTTAGTGGAGTCCAAACATTCTTTATTGGACCGACTCTGGCAGTTGAGGAAATTTTTCCAAGAATTAGACAAGTATACTCGGTATTCAGATCCAGGCTATATCAATCCTGCTTACCGAGGTATGAATGAATCCTCGCCTCAGTGGTTTAACAAACAGGGTTTGGATTTTATTCGAGATGCTTTAATGCCGATTGCGAATGCGGCACAATTTGGACATCTGGAACAAGAAGCTTCTACTGCTTATGTGATTCGGCTACTGGCATTATTTAACCGTTGCAATTTCCTGAAAAAATTGGTTCTGAATATGCCTCAATTGCAAGAAGGGAATCAAGAATTATGGAATCGTTTAGCGGCCTCCCATAACTTGTGTCTAGGACAAACTATTGAGCGTGTTTCTCGCGGTCAAACAATTTTGGTCAAGACTGCCTCAAATCAATGGGAATTCGAGCATTTAATTTGGACTGCTCCTGTAGATGACTTTCTTGGCGTAGCTGATGCTTCTCTTGAAGAAGCAGAGATTTTTTCTAGGGTACGTACCATTAAAAGAGCAGTTATTACCTGTAAAGTAGAGGGTTTACCTGCAAACATTTTCTACGTAATCAGAAATACTTTAAATCAGCCTTTACCAACTAGTTATCCATTAGCTATCTACGAGGTTGATCCAGGCAGTAAAATCTACAATTTTTATCCATTCATGGATGAAACGACAACTGTTGAAGAGTTGGAAAGCAACGTAGCCGATTGTGTCAAAAAGCTTGGAGGTACTCAAGTGACACCTATGGGGCAACCCCTAATTTGGAAGTGGTTCTCTCATTTTTCAGCCGAAGACCTCAAGGATGGTATTTATCAACGATTAGAGATGTTGCAGGGTAATCAAAACACCTACTTTGCTAATGAAATGACTGCTGGGGTGAGTGTACCTTATTGTATGGAATATGCGGCTTATTTAGTGGAACGCTTCTTTTAA
- a CDS encoding glutathione S-transferase family protein, whose amino-acid sequence MLKLYHSPTSPNSRRVWIALLEKGLEFELVEVKLDGEQFSPEFIEINPFHHVPVLVVDDDFRIVESLAILDYLEAKYPIPALMPSDAQVIASVRMVAMITVNELMTAIAPLFSIFLGLPIKEPEKIKIALDKVSTVLTFLESLLGDNLYFAGEHLTLAEVVAGTVIPQLSSMSVSLDDYPKLNIWCERLMKRAAWIITQPSLEALEVVKTRHKVAIAQQQVSKNNL is encoded by the coding sequence ATGCTGAAACTTTATCATTCTCCCACGTCTCCAAACTCTCGTCGTGTATGGATTGCGTTATTGGAAAAAGGGCTGGAGTTTGAATTGGTAGAAGTCAAACTGGATGGGGAACAATTCAGCCCAGAGTTCATAGAAATAAACCCTTTTCATCACGTTCCAGTTCTAGTAGTAGATGATGACTTCAGAATTGTAGAATCCCTGGCGATCCTAGATTACTTAGAGGCAAAATATCCCATACCAGCCCTGATGCCCAGTGATGCCCAGGTGATAGCAAGTGTAAGAATGGTAGCAATGATTACTGTTAATGAGTTAATGACTGCCATCGCTCCACTTTTCTCTATTTTTTTAGGTTTACCTATAAAGGAGCCAGAAAAAATTAAGATTGCATTGGATAAAGTATCAACAGTGCTAACTTTCTTAGAAAGTCTACTTGGTGATAATCTTTATTTTGCTGGGGAACACCTGACTTTAGCAGAAGTAGTTGCGGGGACTGTGATCCCTCAGTTATCTAGTATGAGTGTATCCTTGGATGACTATCCCAAATTGAATATTTGGTGTGAACGTTTAATGAAACGTGCTGCATGGATTATAACTCAGCCTAGTTTAGAGGCGTTGGAAGTAGTTAAGACACGACACAAGGTTGCTATCGCCCAGCAACAAGTCTCTAAAAATAACTTATAA
- a CDS encoding cytochrome P450 produces MTSFSSGRTLPLPPGRFGLPIIGESISYLQEPARFIGQRQKQYGAVFKTHLFGRPTIVLIGADATRFLFTNESQRFEMTNTTSFEVLLGANSIGVKTGTTHQKLRKHLFKSFEPRALADYAKTMEQLTHRYLHKWEEMKTFTWYPELKKYTLDIACRLFIGVDNAANENLEKIYEAWSNGLLSIPIQFPLSKFARAVRAREQLLVQFDQLIVQRQKQPIAHRDVLGILLLAQDEEGNRLSIEDVKDNVLAMLVAGHETLTSALTSLCLLLAQHPQVWQTARLEQAKIGHAQLLTPECLKQMTYLELVLKEVLRILPPVVRSGSRKVLKESEFAGYRIPQGWDVFYQIQETHQDENVYAQSQQFDPQRFASESIQDKQRVGSYIPFGGGIRECLGKEFARLEMKLFAVLLIRDYEWEILPGQNLERLVLPFSRPRDGLKVKFWRRYS; encoded by the coding sequence ATGACTAGCTTTTCAAGCGGACGAACACTGCCATTACCCCCTGGTCGCTTCGGTTTGCCCATCATTGGCGAATCTATTAGTTATTTGCAAGAGCCAGCACGTTTTATTGGGCAGCGACAAAAGCAATATGGAGCAGTCTTCAAAACCCATCTATTTGGTCGCCCAACGATTGTCTTAATTGGGGCAGATGCCACACGTTTCCTATTCACTAATGAAAGTCAGCGATTTGAGATGACTAATACTACAAGTTTTGAGGTGCTACTAGGAGCCAACTCAATTGGAGTCAAGACAGGTACTACTCACCAAAAACTTCGTAAACACTTGTTCAAGTCCTTTGAGCCAAGAGCGTTAGCTGATTATGCCAAAACAATGGAACAGTTGACCCATCGTTATCTGCATAAATGGGAAGAGATGAAAACTTTCACTTGGTATCCTGAACTGAAAAAATACACACTTGATATTGCCTGTAGGTTGTTTATAGGTGTTGATAATGCCGCAAATGAGAACTTGGAAAAAATTTACGAGGCTTGGAGTAATGGATTATTATCTATTCCGATTCAATTTCCTCTAAGCAAGTTTGCTCGTGCAGTTCGTGCGCGAGAGCAGCTTCTTGTGCAATTTGATCAGTTAATTGTTCAACGTCAAAAACAACCTATTGCCCATCGAGATGTTTTAGGAATTCTATTACTTGCACAAGATGAGGAAGGGAATCGTCTGAGCATTGAGGACGTGAAAGATAACGTGTTAGCAATGCTTGTTGCTGGACACGAAACTTTAACATCAGCACTAACTTCCTTATGTTTATTGTTAGCTCAACATCCACAGGTGTGGCAAACAGCACGTCTGGAACAAGCGAAAATTGGACACGCACAACTGCTGACACCAGAATGTCTTAAGCAAATGACCTATCTAGAGCTTGTGCTAAAGGAAGTCCTACGAATACTGCCTCCAGTCGTTCGTAGCGGTTCGCGTAAAGTACTTAAGGAAAGTGAGTTTGCTGGATACCGTATCCCCCAAGGCTGGGACGTATTTTACCAAATTCAGGAAACTCATCAAGACGAGAATGTTTACGCTCAATCTCAACAATTTGACCCACAACGTTTTGCATCTGAATCCATTCAAGACAAACAAAGGGTTGGAAGCTATATTCCTTTTGGTGGTGGAATTCGAGAATGTTTAGGTAAAGAGTTTGCTCGGTTAGAAATGAAACTGTTTGCCGTATTATTGATCCGTGACTATGAATGGGAAATACTTCCTGGACAAAATCTAGAACGCTTAGTACTACCATTTTCTCGTCCAAGGGATGGTTTGAAAGTCAAGTTTTGGAGGCGCTACAGCTAA
- a CDS encoding TetR/AcrR family transcriptional regulator, which translates to MNKPAKNLPGRPRNLQSHQAILQASLELLSEVGYERTSIDAIAVRAGVSKPTIYRRYKGKEELIASAIESFREEVIIPDTGHLWDDIDALIENAAQVTLSPLGRQTVAMIISSASTSPQFAEIYWTKYLQPRRQAFAVVIERAKVRNEVHADLDPSLVFDMMSGIMLYAQIFQPQTEPWQVYVSRAIHLLIK; encoded by the coding sequence ATGAATAAACCCGCGAAAAATCTGCCAGGACGACCTCGTAACCTTCAATCTCATCAAGCCATTCTACAAGCAAGCTTGGAACTACTATCAGAAGTAGGATATGAACGTACAAGTATTGACGCAATTGCAGTCCGTGCAGGGGTTAGTAAACCCACTATTTACCGACGCTACAAAGGTAAAGAAGAACTGATTGCATCGGCAATAGAAAGTTTTAGAGAAGAAGTTATTATCCCTGATACTGGTCATCTTTGGGATGATATTGATGCTCTGATTGAGAATGCCGCGCAAGTTACACTTAGTCCTTTGGGACGGCAGACTGTTGCCATGATTATCAGTAGTGCCTCAACTAGTCCTCAATTTGCTGAAATTTATTGGACAAAATATCTGCAACCTCGACGGCAAGCTTTTGCTGTTGTAATTGAACGAGCAAAAGTCAGAAATGAAGTTCACGCAGATTTAGATCCTAGTTTAGTTTTTGATATGATGAGTGGAATTATGCTTTATGCACAAATTTTTCAACCTCAGACTGAGCCTTGGCAAGTATATGTTAGTCGTGCAATACATCTTTTAATCAAGTAG
- a CDS encoding right-handed parallel beta-helix repeat-containing protein has translation MATFSVTNTNNSGAGSLRQGILDANALSGKDIINFGGLFNDGLAHTISLTASGLSITDDLTIQGTNPNLLTISDNSATRVFDIASGVTAAINGLTITNSYKGTAGGGAISNEGVLTLNNTIIAGNTVTNNIILNGQLFGGEGGGIYNSGNLTLNHSTISGNNVNTVANSNNDLSTSEGGGIYNSGNLTLNHSTISGNNVIYSIQIQISDGGGIYNSGNLTVQNSTITDNTATSSNFQVALGLGEGGGIYNAGKLTVQNSTITDNSADNGGGIIIEAQSVGSKLSALLENSTITDNTATYNGGAIFNSGNAITTVNHSTISGNTAGTGGGIDNEAGRVTLNYSAIIGNTAGGGGGGINSANDYSPTSSPCVTLNYSAIIGNTAGGEAVASIARAITPPLHHHLT, from the coding sequence ATGGCTACATTTAGCGTTACTAATACCAACAATAGTGGTGCTGGTTCACTGCGGCAGGGAATTCTAGATGCTAATGCCCTGTCAGGAAAAGACATCATCAATTTTGGTGGACTGTTTAATGACGGACTTGCTCATACCATCAGTTTGACTGCTAGTGGTCTAAGTATCACAGATGACCTTACCATTCAAGGTACAAATCCCAACTTACTAACTATTAGTGATAATAGTGCGACACGTGTCTTTGATATTGCTAGTGGTGTAACTGCTGCAATCAACGGGTTGACTATTACCAATAGTTACAAAGGTACAGCAGGGGGCGGTGCTATCTCCAATGAAGGTGTCCTGACCTTGAACAATACCATCATCGCTGGTAACACTGTAACCAATAACATAATACTCAATGGACAACTATTTGGCGGCGAGGGCGGCGGCATTTACAACTCTGGCAACCTTACACTCAACCACAGTACTATCAGTGGCAACAATGTAAACACCGTCGCTAACAGTAATAATGATCTATCTACCAGCGAGGGCGGCGGCATTTACAACTCTGGCAACCTTACACTCAACCACAGCACTATCAGTGGCAACAATGTAATTTATAGCATTCAGATTCAAATAAGCGACGGCGGCGGCATTTATAACTCTGGCAACCTGACAGTGCAAAACAGCACCATTACTGACAACACTGCAACATCATCTAACTTTCAAGTAGCATTAGGTCTGGGCGAGGGCGGCGGCATTTACAACGCTGGCAAGCTGACAGTGCAAAACAGCACCATTACTGACAATTCGGCAGATAACGGCGGCGGTATCATTATAGAAGCACAATCTGTCGGCTCCAAATTAAGCGCCCTTCTGGAAAATAGCACCATTACTGACAATACTGCAACTTATAACGGCGGTGCCATCTTTAACTCAGGCAACGCTATAACCACAGTAAATCATAGCACTATTAGTGGCAACACAGCAGGCACAGGAGGCGGCATTGACAACGAGGCTGGACGCGTGACGCTGAACTATAGTGCCATCATTGGCAACACCGCAGGCGGGGGAGGCGGTGGCATCAATAGCGCGAACGATTACTCCCCCACTTCATCACCATGCGTGACGCTGAACTATAGTGCCATCATTGGCAACACCGCAGGCGGGGAGGCGGTGGCATCAATAGCGCGAGCGATTACTCCTCCACTTCATCACCATTTAACATAA
- a CDS encoding HlyD family secretion protein, producing the protein MKLKNFLQQSQKVTISPSEKTSVSSQQEATKTSTESNNTLKSKLSLSWIRYLLLLTGSGLLLGGLTIYLVSYAYPEWLDRQRYLETDNAHVTADINPVTTRVAGTVTEIGFNENQMVSPGMVLLKLDKSNYQLSLAQAKTSLELAKQQAGLAREKISKIVVDIPQSQAVPKNKNAQIEQQALIKKRTLQAQVLNQQKKLNEQQYKIALTNFTQKQIEVKKAELELNYTNIATAVGGIVGNKNVLVGQQVIPGQTLLSIMQPHPWIIAYFPEMELEKIQPGRKVKITVLAFANRQFQGKVDSIAFMPEDNLTSNSLHEIPVKIVFDGSSIQGYESRFHPGMSAIVKVEIK; encoded by the coding sequence ATGAAACTTAAAAATTTTTTACAACAGTCCCAAAAAGTTACAATATCACCATCAGAAAAAACTTCTGTATCGTCGCAGCAGGAGGCAACCAAGACTTCTACTGAATCGAATAATACTCTGAAGTCAAAATTATCACTTTCTTGGATTCGATATCTGCTACTACTTACAGGGTCGGGATTATTATTGGGTGGACTGACAATTTATTTAGTCAGTTATGCTTACCCGGAATGGCTTGATAGACAAAGATATTTAGAAACTGATAATGCTCATGTCACCGCAGATATCAACCCTGTGACGACTCGTGTAGCAGGAACAGTCACTGAAATTGGGTTTAATGAGAATCAAATGGTATCTCCGGGCATGGTACTATTGAAACTTGATAAAAGCAATTATCAATTATCTCTGGCTCAGGCAAAAACATCTCTAGAATTAGCTAAACAGCAAGCAGGATTGGCACGGGAAAAGATTTCCAAAATTGTGGTTGATATTCCCCAATCACAGGCAGTCCCTAAAAATAAAAATGCTCAAATAGAACAACAAGCTTTAATTAAAAAAAGAACTTTACAAGCACAAGTCCTCAATCAGCAAAAGAAACTAAATGAGCAACAATATAAGATAGCACTGACTAATTTCACTCAAAAGCAGATAGAGGTAAAAAAAGCGGAACTGGAGTTAAACTACACTAACATTGCAACTGCTGTTGGAGGAATAGTTGGGAATAAAAATGTCCTTGTAGGACAGCAGGTGATTCCAGGGCAAACTCTCTTATCAATAATGCAACCACATCCTTGGATCATTGCTTATTTTCCAGAAATGGAGTTAGAAAAGATACAGCCAGGACGAAAGGTGAAAATTACAGTCTTAGCCTTTGCTAATCGCCAATTTCAAGGCAAGGTAGATAGTATCGCTTTTATGCCAGAAGATAATCTGACGAGTAATTCGCTACATGAAATTCCCGTCAAGATTGTGTTTGATGGGTCAAGTATTCAAGGTTATGAATCCCGATTTCATCCGGGAATGTCAGCAATTGTAAAAGTTGAAATTAAATAA